A single Triticum dicoccoides isolate Atlit2015 ecotype Zavitan chromosome 2A, WEW_v2.0, whole genome shotgun sequence DNA region contains:
- the LOC119352846 gene encoding cullin-associated NEDD8-dissociated protein 1-like → MANTNITGILEKMTGKDKDYRYMATSDLLSELNKESFKADQDLESKLTNIVLQQLEDASGDVSGLAVKCLAPLVKKVNEERVVEMTDKLCDKLLNGKDQHRDTASIALKAVIVEVTTASLSEKILVSLAPQLINGVTNGKSAEIKCECLDILSDVLHRFGNVITKDHAYMLTALLTLLSSTQASVRKKSVSCIASLAPCLSDDLLAKATLEVIKLLKIKRAKSDITRTNIQMIGALSRSVGYRFGPHLAEAVPLLINYCTSASENDEELREYSLQALESFMLRCPRDISPYCEGILNLALEYVSYDPNFTDSMEEDTDDEVQDEEEDDESVDEYTDDEDASWKVRRASAKCLSAIIASRPQMLSKMYQEACPKLVDRFREREENVKMDIFNTFIELLRQTGNVTKGQGDIDESSPRWLLKQEVPKVVKSINRQLREKSIKTKVGAFSVLKELVVVLPDCLADQFGSLVPGIEKALNDKSSTSNLKIEALAFTRIVMASHSPSVFHPYIQALSGPILSAIGDRYYKVTAEALRVCGELVRVLRPNFEERSIDFRPYIIPIYKAILARLANQDQDQEVKECAISCMSLVIATFGDGLQRELPSCLPILVDRMGNEITRLTAVKAFAVIANSPLRIDLSCVLDHVVSELTAFLRKANRALRQATLGTLNSLVVTYGSQIGSSSYETILAELSTLISDGDLHMAALALELCCTIMVDRRSVKNVGLAVKQKVLPEALTLIRSALLQGQALQALQKFFAALVQSANISFETLLNSLISTAKPSQSGGLSKQALFSIAQCVAVLCLAAGDQKCASTIEMLKGILNDDSSTNSAKQHMALLCLGEIGRRKDLSSHIQIENIVIESFQSPFEEIKSAASYALGNIAVGNLSKYLPFILDQIDNQQKKQYLLLHSLKEVIARQSVDHTGQSELQDSNIVKILALLFNHCESEEEGVRNVVAECLGKIALIEPNKLIPALKERTTSPAANTRATVAIAIKYSIVERTGKIDAILYSEISTFLMLIKDSDRHVRRAAVLALSTAAHNKPSLIKGLLPELLPLLYDQTVVKQELIRTVDLGPFKHVVDDGLELRKAAFECVDTLLDNCLDQVNPSSFIVPFLLSGLGDHYDVKMPCHLILSKLADKCPSAVLAVLDSLVEPLEKTIGHKPKSDAVKQEIDRNEDMIRSALRAIAAVNRISGSDYSMKLKNLMSKITATPSLAEKYNSVRSE, encoded by the exons ATGGCGAATACGAACATAACCGGCATATTGGAGAAG ATGACAGGGAAAGATAAAGACTACAGATATATGGCTACATCAGATCTGCTTAGTGAGTTGAACAAAGAGAGTTTCAAAGCAGATCAAGACCTTGAATCAAAGTTGACTAATATTGTTCTTCAACAACTGGAAGATGCTTCAGGAGATGTTTCTGGTTTAGCTGTGAAATG CTTGGCTCCACTTGTTAAGAAGGTTAACGAGGAAAGAGTAGTGGAGATGACCGACAAGCTTTGTGATAAATTACTCAATGGGAAGGACCAACATCGTGATACTGCTAGTATAGCTCTGAAGGCAGTCATTGTGGAAGTTACTACGGCGTCACTTTCTGAAAAGATTTTAGTTTCTCTTGCCCCGCAGCTAATCAATGGTGTCACCAAT GGAAAGAGTGCTGAAATTAAATGTGAATGTCTTGATATATTAAGTGATGTGCTTCATAGATTCGGCAACGTGATCACGAAAGATCATGCGTATATGCTCACTGCACTTTTAACTCTGCTGAGCTCCACTCAAGCAAGTGTCAGAAAGAAGTCTGTTTCGTGCATTG CATCGCTTGCTCCATGTTTGTCAGATGATCTATTAGCCAAGGCAACTCTGGAGGTTATCAAATTGCTGAAAATTAAAAGGGCAAAGTCTGACATAACCCGAACAAATATCCAGATGATTGGTGCTCTAAG TCGCTCAGTTGGATACCGGTTTGGACCACACCTTGCCGAAGCTGTTCCTTTGCTCATAAACTATTGTACAAGTgcatcagaaaatgatgaagagctcCGTGAGTACAGCTTGCAG GCCCTTGAGAGTTTTATGCTCAGATGTCCAAGAGATATTTCCCCATATTGTGAGGGTATTTTGAATCTTGCTTTGGAATATGTAAGCTATGATCCTAATTTCACTGATAGCATGGAGGAGGATACTGATGATGAAGTacaggatgaggaagaggatga TGAGAGTGTGGATGAATACACAGATGATGAGGATGCAAGCTGGAAGGTTCGCCGGGCATCAGCGAAGTGCCTATCTGCAATTATAGCATCTCGTCCTCAAATGTTGTCTAAGATGTATCAAGAG GCATGTCCAAAGTTAGTCGACCGCTTTAGGGAAAGAGAGGAGAATGTAAAG ATGGACATCTTCAACACATTTATTGAGTTGTTACGCCAAACTGGTAATGTGACGAAAGGACAAGGTGACATTGACGAGTCTAG CCCTAGATGGTTGCTGAAGCAAGAGGTACCCAAAGTTGTCAAGTCTATCAATAGGCAGTTGCGTGAAAAATCAATCAAGACAAAG GTTGGAGCATTCTCAGTATTGAAGGAGCTTGTTGTTGTGTTACCAGATTGTCTTGCTGATCAGTTTGGGTCACTTGTTCCTGGGATTGAGAAGGCTTTGAAT GATAAATCTTCTACCTCCAACCTGAAGATTGAGGCCCTTGCATTTACTAGGATTGTTATGGCTTCCCATTCACCCTCTGTGTTCCATCCATACATCCAG GCACTCTCTGGTCCAATATTATCTGCTATTGGAGATAGGTATTACAAAGTCACCGCTGAGGCTTTACGGGTGTGCGGGGAGCTGGTCCGGGTGCTCCGTCCAAACTTTGAG GAACGTTCCATAGATTTTAGGCCATATATTATTCCAATCTATAAAGCTATATTGGCCCGCTTGGCGAATCAAGATCAAGATCAG GAAGTTAAAGAGTGTGCCATATCATGCATGAGCCTTGTGATCGCCACTTTTGGTGATGGTCTTCAAAGGGAGTTGCCTTCATGCCTTCCCATACTTGTTGATAGGATGGGCAATGAAATTACTCGACTTACAGCGGTCAAG GCATTTGCGGTGATTGCAAATTCACCTCTTCGTATTGATCTTTCATGTGTCTTGGACCATGTCGTTTCTGAGCTCACAGCTTTCCTTCGAAAG GCCAACAGAGCCCTTAGGCAGGCAACATTGGGAACCCTAAATTCTCTGGTTGTCACATATGGGAGTCAAATTGGCTCGTCCTCTTATGAAACGATATTAGCTGAACTTTCTACTCTCATAAG TGACGGCGATTTGCATATGGCCGCTCTAGCATTGGAACTGTGTTGCACAATAATGGTCGACAGAAGATCCGTTAAAAATGTTGGTTTAGCTGTGAAACAAAAAGTTTTGCCTGAGGCCCTTACTTTGATCAGGAGTGCTCTGTTGCAAGGACAAGCACTGCAG GCGCTACAGAAGTTTTTTGCTGCACTGGTCCAATCTGCAAATATAAGCTTTGAAACTTTGTTGAACTCCCTTATTTCCACCGCTAAACCATCACAGTCAGGCGGTCTTTCCAAGCAGGCACTATTCTCTATTGCACAGTGTGTTGCTGTGCTATGCCTAGCAGCTGGTGATCAGAAGTGTGCATCAACTATTGAAATGCTTAAAGGCATTCTAAATGATGACAGTTCTACTAATTCT GCTAAACAACACATGGCCTTGTTATGTTTGGGAGAAATTGGAAGAAGGAAGGACCTCAGCAGTCATATTCAAATTGAGAACATCGTCATCGAATCATTCCAGTCACCTTTTGAGGAGATAAAGTCTGCAGCATCATATGCTCTTGGAAACATTGCTGTTGGCAATCTATCCAAGTATTTGCCATTTATCTTGGATCAGATTGACAATCAACAGAAGAAGCAGTATCTCTTGCTTCATTCACTGAAAGAG GTAATTGCGCGACAGTCTGTTGATCATACTGGCCAGAGTGAGCTACAGGACTCAAACATTGTGAAGATATTGGCATTGCTCTTTAATCACTGCGAAAGTGAGGAGGAAGGAGTTCGGAATGTGGTTGCTGAGTGTTTAGGCAAAATTGCACTTATTGAACCTAACAAATTAATCCCTGCTCTGAAG GAACGCACAACTAGCCCAGCAGCAAACACAAGGGCTACAGTTGCCATTGCTATAAAATATTCAATCGTTGAACGGACTGGAAAGATAGATGCAATCTTGTACTCTGAGATTTCTACTTTCCTTATGTTAATTAAAGATAGTGACAGG CATGTGCGACGTGCAGCTGTCCTTGCGTTGAGCACAGCTGCCCACAACAAGCCAAGTTTGATCAAAGGTCTTCTTCCTGAATTACTGCCTCTTTTGTATGACCAGACTGTCGTGAAG CAAGAATTGATCAGGACCGTTGATCTAGGGCCTTTCAAGCATGTCGTTGATGATGGGCTTGAGCTTAGGAAAGCTGCCTTTGAATGTGTGGACACATTGCTGGATAACTGTCTTGATCAAGTGAATCCGTCGTCCTTCATCGTTCCTTTCCTCTTATCTGGCTTAGGTG ATCATTATGATGTGAAAATGCCCTGCCACCTGATTCTCTCGAAGCTAGCAGACAAGTGCCCGTCTGCTGTACTTGCAG TTTTGGACTCACTAGTTGAACCTCTTGAGAAAACCATCGGTCACAAACCCAAGAGTGACGCAGTGAAGCAGGAGATTGATCGCAATGAAGACATGATTCGCAGTGCTCTTCGAGCAATTGCTGCTGTAAACCGCATAAG TGGCAGCGACTACAGCATGAAGTTGAAGAATCTGATGAGCAAGATAACGGCCACTCCTTCACTTGCCGAGAAGTACAACTCGGTGCGCAGCGAATGA
- the LOC119352847 gene encoding 1-aminocyclopropane-1-carboxylate oxidase homolog 1-like, producing the protein MASAQPLRALNLKAFDETRAGVKGLVDAGVTAVPSIFHHPPESLTHGAPRPHRFTVPVINLSSAVGTTTTRAAVVAQVRAAAETFGFFQVVGHGVPEAATSAMLAAVRGFIEEPVEAKAPYYTRDTGRRVRYQSNLDLFQSTAANWRDTLFVEMLPEPPAPEELPAACRRVAPEYARLVQQRLGRALLGLLSEALGLRPGHLEEEHGCLDGLSLACHYYPACPEPHLTLGTPRHTDASFLTVLLQDAVGGLQVLVDVEDAPAWVDVPPVAGALVVNVGDFLQLMSNDRFKSVEHRVVSNGVGPRVSVACFLRTDRAAAPTRVLAPIVADGEEARYRSTTVEEVVRQYYKVKGLAGASALQHFRL; encoded by the exons ATGGCCTCCGCCCAGCCCCTCCGCGCCCTCAACCTCAAGGCGTTCGACGAGACGAGGGCAGGCGTCAAGGGCCTG GTCGACGCGGGCGTCACCGCCGTCCCGTCCATCTTCCACCACCCGCCGGAGTCCCTCACCCACGGCGCGCCTCGACCTCATCGCTTCACCGTGCCGGTCATCAACCTGTCATCCGCCGTGGGCACCACCACCACGCGGGCCGCGGTGGTCGCGCAGGTGAGGGCGGCCGCGGAGACGTTCGGCTTCTTCCAGGTGGTGGGCCACGGCGTGCCGGAGGCGGCCACGTCGGCGATGCTGGCGGCGGTGCGGGGCTTCATCGAGGAGCCCGTGGAGGCCAAGGCGCCCTACTACACCCGGGACACCGGCCGGCGCGTCCGGTACCAGAGCAACCTCGACCTGTTCCAGTCGACGGCGGCCAACTGGCGGGACACGCTCTTCGTGGAGATGCTGCCGGAGCCGCCGGCGCCCGAGGAGCTGCCGGCGGCGTGCAGGCGCGTCGCGCCGGAGTACGCGCGGCTGGTGCAGCAGCGGCTGGGCCGCGCGCTGCTGGGGCTGCTGTCGGAGGCGCTGGGCCTCCGCCCCGGCCACCTCGAGGAGGAGCACGGGTGCCTGGACGGGCTCAGCCTCGCCTGCCACTACTACCCGGCGTGCCCGGAGCCGCACCTCACCCTCGGCACCCCGCGGCACACCGACGCCAGCTTCCTCACCGTGCTGCTCCAGGACGCCGTCGGCGGCCTGCAGGTGCTCGTCGATGTCGAGGACGCGCCGGCGTGGGTGGACGTGCCGCCGGTGGCCGGGGCGCTGGTGGTGAACGTGGGCGACTTCCTGCAGCTCATGTCCAACGACAGGTTCAAGAGCGTGGAGCACCGCGTGGTGTCCAACGGCGTGGGGCCACGGGTCTCCGTGGCGTGCTTCCTCCGGACGGACCGCGCCGCCGCGCCGACGAGGGTGCTAGCGCCGATCGTCGCCGACGGCGAGGAGGCGCGGTACAGGAGCACGACGGTGGAGGAGGTGGTCCGGCAGTactacaaggtcaagggcctcgccggtgCCTCTGCACTCCAGCACTTCAGGCTCTGA
- the LOC119352849 gene encoding uncharacterized protein LOC119352849, protein MDCQTSHCDLLDDDDNLGILFSLSHWYQELADLEDKLFIHLAGILGFWCRGVDQWRFNDKDLILVLDNRSIGFYGCSDSLRGDRHVIHHGLLPLRETPWTASTGTHSPLWIAPAVDRCRTRPPTGALVPWQRTRGRMVEGYRRLRRKGYL, encoded by the exons ATGGACTGCCAAACCAG CCACTGTGACCTCCTCGACGACGACGACAACCTCGGTATCCTCTTCAGCCTCAGTCACTGGTACCAGGAGCTTGCTGATCTCGAGGATAAGCTCTTCATTCACCTTGCAGGCATCCTCGGCTTTTGGTGTCGAGGGGTCGACCAATGGCGCTTCAACGACAAGGACCTCATACTTGTCCTCGACAACCGGAGCATCGGGTTCTACGGGTGCAGCGACAGCCTTAGGGGTGACCGGCATGTCATCCACCATGGGCTTCTCCCACTCAGGGAAACCCCTTGGACGGCTAGCACAGGAACCCATAGCCCGTTATGGATTGCTCCGGCTGTCGATCGCTGCCGGACCCGACCACCGACCGGCGCGTTGGTGCCTTGGCAGCGAACGCGGGGAAGAATGGTGGAGGGGTACCGACGGCTGAGGAGGAAGGGCTATTTGTAG
- the LOC119352848 gene encoding uncharacterized protein C594.04c-like: protein MAGGNLKNMVIAFLVPLPSILFYLAFVRPHDDHSTVAANPVSSWCAAHPLLLANALFLLNVDVLFWLIGHLLSNNWLIDLYWTVIPVMLLHYFRAHPAAVANAVRSAAVVALTWVWSARLTHNYFRREGWQWGKQEDWRFSEMRGQYGKTWWWMSFFAVYLSQQVFLIGICLPMYAIHSSDRPLGIWDLVATVVCIAGVVIAYFADTQLHEFVTRNEKLKQLGEPTVPTLEDGLWGYSRHPNYFGEQLWWWGVYLFAWNLGQRWMFIGALVNSMCLGYVTVLVERRMLKQEHRAEAYRLYQKRTSVLIPWFRKSLPEPKEKET, encoded by the exons atggccggcggcaaccTCAAGAACATGGTCATCGCCTTCCTCGTCCCGCTCCCGTCCATCCTCTTCTACCTCGCCTTCGTCCGCCCCCACGACGACCACAGCACCGTCGCAGCCAACCCGGTGTCCTCGTGGTGCGCCGCGCACCCGCTCCTCCTCGccaacgccctcttcctcctcaacGTCGACGTCCTCTTCTGGCTCATCGGACACCTCCTCTCCAACAACTGG CTCATCGACCTGTACTGGACCGTAATCCCGGTGATGCTGCTGCACTACTTCCGGGCGCACCCGGCCGCCGTGGCAAACGCGGTGAGGTCGGCGGCCGTGGTCGCGCTGACCTGGGTGTGGAGCGCCAGGCTGACGCACAACTACTTCAGGAGGGAAGGGTGGCAGTGGGGCAAGCAGGAGGACTGGAGGTTCTCCGAGATGCGCGGGCAGTACGGCAAGACGTGGTGGTGGATGTCCTTCTTCGCCGTCTACCTCTCGCAGCAG GTGTTTCTGATTGGCATATGCCTGCCGATGTACGCCATCCACTCCAGTGACCGGCCATTGGGTATCTGGGACCTCGTGGCGACAGTTGTCTGCATCGCCGGAGTCGTGATCGCCTATTTTGCTGACACCCAGCTGCACGAGTTTGTCACCAGGAACGAAAAACTGAAGCAGCTGGGCGAACCGACAGTCCCCACCCTCGAGGACGGCCTGTGGGGGTACTCGCGCCACCCGAACTACTTTGGCGAGCAGCTCTGGTGGTGGGGTGTGTATCTCTTCGCCTGGAACCTGGGGCAGCGGTGGATGTTCATCGGGGCGCTTGTCAACAGCATGTGCCTCGGCTACGTCACCGTGCTCGTCGAGCGCCGCATGCTGAAGCAGGAGCACCGGGCAGAGGCCTACAGGCTGTACCAGAAGAGGACCTCTGTTCTGATCCCCTGGTTCAGGAAGTCCCTCCCTGAACCAAAGGAAAAGGAGACCTAG